A part of Gramella sp. MAR_2010_147 genomic DNA contains:
- a CDS encoding sulfatase, whose translation MQIYPILTKYFFVFSLMLPIIFSSCNDKNTNEPKEDQSQTKRPNIVFIMTDDHAAQAISAYGHPVSQKAPTPNIDRIANNGAKFLNNFCTNSICGPSRAVILTGKFSHINGFRMNGEVFDGSQPTLPKFLKKAGYQTAIVGKWHLHGRPQGFDYWNVLNDQGNYYNPEFIHDNDTTIVNGYATDIITDMGIEFMEKKRNKDEPFFLMVHHKAPHRNWMPPIRHINTYDSITFPLPDSYFSKHENQIAAKEQLQTIYEDMYEGHDLKMTISKGSDSLRHNPWTSDFKRMSKEQRTAWNNAYRPKNDAFHDANLSGRELAKWKGQRYLRDYMGTVKAVDEGVGKILDYLEEQGLTENTIIVYTTDQGFYLGEKGFFDKRFMYEESLAMPLLIQYPKAIKKGTTIDALTQNLDFAPTFLDFAGAKIPEAMQGKSLKPLLTDNSKKGEFRDAVYYHYYDFPAFHMVKRHYGVRTDRYKLIHFYDDIDTWELYDLRKDPKENNNLYNAPGYAKIQENLHSKLKSLQDKYEVTEEEFQTTPKEKVDQAYRNFARLAGENPETYPKEKSIEVD comes from the coding sequence ATGCAAATCTATCCCATTTTGACAAAGTATTTTTTTGTTTTCAGTCTAATGCTGCCAATAATATTTAGCAGTTGTAATGATAAAAATACAAACGAACCAAAAGAAGATCAATCACAAACCAAAAGGCCCAATATAGTCTTTATCATGACCGATGATCATGCGGCTCAGGCCATAAGTGCATATGGACACCCGGTAAGCCAAAAAGCGCCCACCCCAAATATTGACCGAATCGCAAATAATGGTGCTAAGTTTTTAAACAACTTTTGCACCAATTCTATTTGTGGACCGAGCCGGGCGGTTATTCTCACTGGTAAATTTAGCCATATAAATGGTTTTAGAATGAACGGTGAAGTTTTTGACGGATCCCAGCCTACGCTTCCTAAATTCTTGAAAAAAGCTGGATATCAAACAGCAATTGTGGGTAAGTGGCATTTGCATGGAAGACCCCAGGGTTTTGATTATTGGAATGTTCTTAACGACCAGGGTAATTACTATAATCCCGAATTTATTCATGATAACGATACGACCATCGTAAATGGATACGCTACCGATATTATTACCGATATGGGAATAGAGTTTATGGAGAAAAAGAGAAATAAAGATGAACCTTTTTTCCTAATGGTTCATCATAAAGCTCCGCATAGAAACTGGATGCCACCAATTAGACATATTAATACGTATGACTCTATTACATTCCCACTACCTGATTCCTACTTCTCTAAGCATGAGAACCAGATTGCCGCAAAAGAGCAACTTCAAACGATCTACGAAGATATGTATGAAGGCCATGACCTCAAGATGACAATCTCTAAAGGAAGTGATTCTCTTAGACATAACCCATGGACTTCAGATTTCAAAAGAATGTCTAAAGAACAACGTACGGCCTGGAACAATGCTTACAGGCCTAAGAATGATGCTTTTCATGATGCAAATTTAAGCGGAAGGGAACTTGCAAAATGGAAAGGTCAACGATACCTAAGAGACTATATGGGAACTGTGAAAGCTGTAGATGAAGGCGTGGGAAAGATCCTTGACTATCTGGAAGAACAGGGGCTTACCGAAAATACAATTATTGTATATACTACAGATCAGGGATTTTATTTAGGAGAAAAAGGTTTTTTTGACAAACGTTTCATGTATGAAGAATCATTGGCCATGCCATTATTAATCCAATATCCAAAAGCTATAAAAAAAGGAACTACTATTGATGCCCTTACCCAGAATTTAGATTTCGCACCAACCTTTTTAGATTTTGCCGGGGCTAAAATTCCTGAAGCTATGCAAGGCAAGTCTCTTAAACCTCTATTAACTGATAATTCTAAGAAAGGTGAATTTAGAGATGCGGTCTATTATCATTACTATGACTTTCCGGCATTTCACATGGTTAAGCGTCACTATGGGGTAAGAACAGATCGCTATAAACTCATTCATTTCTATGATGATATTGATACCTGGGAATTATACGATCTAAGAAAAGATCCAAAAGAGAATAACAACTTATATAACGCCCCTGGCTACGCTAAAATTCAGGAAAACCTTCATAGCAAATTGAAATCTCTTCAGGATAAGTATGAAGTTACTGAAGAAGAATTTCAAACCACTCCAAAGGAAAAAGTCGACCAGGCTTATAGAAATTTTGCACGTCTGGCAGGTGAGAATCCAGAAACTTATCCCAAAGAGAAATCGATCGAGGTGGATTAA